The genomic interval CACCGCCACGCGCATGATCAGCTCCGCGTCCGCGCGGGTGATCTGCCCGTCGCCGTCCGCGTCGCCGCGGCCCGGAACGTCGAAGCTGGCCGGGATCGGCCGCCCCGCCAGGTAGGCATAAACGGCAAGGGCGTCGGCCGACGTGATTCGGCCGTCGCCATTGACGTCACCCACCAGGCCGGGGTCACGCTGCTGGGCCAGTGCGGGGATCAGGGCGCCCAGCAGCAGCACCCCGGCCAGCACGGCCGCCTTCATGGAGTAGCGGGACATCGACAGTCGGAGAGGAAATTCGGTCGGCAGTGGGAGCCGCTGCATCGGGCGTTCAGCGCAGCCCGGACGGGTGCACTGGGGAGGCGCGCATCGCGGAAACGGTTACCCGCAACTCAGCCGGGCGACCCGCTTCGCTCTGCCTATCGAAATGAAAGCAGCGGAAGTAGCTGGCGAAACGGCGGAGAGACGTGGCCTGCGGAACCGGGGGCGAGAGCCTTCACGTTAAACGTACTTTGCGCAAAGCGCAATCCCACAGTCCAGATCGGACCAGTGCCCGCTGAGCAACCGAAAATCACCGACCGCCGTGTAGGGCGCGGCGGTTCTCCAAGCAAAAGTAGGATCAGCCACGGAGATCGTCGCGCCTTGTCCCGCTCAAATCGCGAAACCTGGCTACGCTCAGGCCTGCGGCCGGTACGATCCCGCCGAGGGTGAACGCGTTCACCGGATTGTGCCGCGGAACGGTGAGGATGCGCGCCCCGTCCGACATCACGATGTGCTTCCCCTGGCGCACTACGGAGAAGCCTGCCTTCTCGAGCGCGCGAACCGCATCAAAGATGGTTTACCCCTGGAATCTTCCCCACCTCAAGCAGCAACTTCAACTTCACGGACATCCCCTCCGCTCGACATCTCCTCGATAGTTTCGAGGTAGGCCTCGATCGCGTCGCGGATGTTGTCGAGCGCTTCGTCCTCAGTGTCTCCCTGCGACCAGCAGCAGGAAGCCCCGGGCAACTCACGCTGTACCCTTCTTCCGACTTGTTGAGAACGACCTTGTAGATCATATCGGCGCCCGCGGATGTCACGACGCGAAGGGATGCATACCAATATCCGCGTTCACAAGGCTGCACCAAGTTCTCCGCGGAATCAAGGTCCGCCGGGAAACTCGTGCGCGGGCAGGCGCGAAGTCAGCGCTCCAGTCTGAAGCCCGGGTCTACGGCCGGGCGCTGGGCGGCGTTGGCGACGGCCCAGCCCGTCGCATACATCCACTGCGTCATGCGCGTGAGCTTCGCGATGTCGATCCGCTCCGGCTCGTCCTCCGGCGTGTGGTAGTCGGGGTGCAGGAGGGTGGTGAAGAAGATCGCCGGCACCCCCTCCCGCGCGTACGGAAGGTGGTCGCTGCGGAAGTACCAGTTCTCCGGGTGCGCGGGATCGTCCCAGCTGTTGTCGAGGATGAAGCGGGTGTGGCGGCGGTTGGCCTCCAGCGCCATCTCCACCAGCGCCATGGAGTTGCGGTGCGGCGGGATGGAGCCCAGGAGCGCCGCGCTGTCCGGGTGGTTGCGGCCGATCATGTCGCCGTTGAGCACCGCCACCAGCGACTCCTTCGGCACCGTGGGATGCTCGGAGTACCAGTACGAGCCCAGCAGCCCGCGCTCCTCCGCCCCGTGCCACACGAAGAGCGCCGACCGCCGTCCCGGCCGCCGCGCGAAGGCCCGCCCGATGGCCAGGAGCGCCACGCTGACGGTGGCGTTGTCGTCCGCGCCGTTCCAGATGGAGTCGCCGTTCACCGGCTCGCCGATGCCGTCGTGGTCCTGGTGGCCGCTGAACACCACGTGCTCGGCGCGCAGGCGCGGGTCGGTGCCGGGCACGCGCGCCACCACGTTGACCGAGGGAAAGACGAAGCTCTCCACGGCGAGATCCGCGGTGAAGCGGGCGCCGTCCGCCAGCCGCTCCATGACGCCCGGGCGCACGAGGAAGACGGGCGGTCCGGGGGCGGCGCGCATCGTGCCGCGCGGCTCGTCCAGCAGGTACAGGCCCTCGCGCTGCCAGTGCTGCATCCGCCCGAAGGCGGCCGCGGCGACCGTGTCCGCTACGAGGACGATGGCGGCGGGGTTCCCCGCCCGCAGCGCCATGCTCTGCTCGCGCATGGCGGACATGGCGTAGCGCCACTCCCACAGGCTCACGCCGCGCGGGGGCACGCGCGAGGGCGCCTTCAGCCGCGCCACCACCACACGCCCCTGCTCCCCCGCGCCCGCTCCCTCCACGCGGGCAACCTGCGCATTCACCCGCGCGGTGACCGGGGCGAGGAGGACCGCATCCTCCCAGAGCGCCAGCGGCGCGCCGCCGATGGCCACGGTGCTCGCCGCCGTCTGCCGTATGCGGCGCAGGGGGAAGAACTGGAAGTAGGTGCCGTCGTCGCCCGCGGGCAGCAGCCCCGCCTGCCGTGCGCGCTCCGCCACCCAGACGGAGGCGCGCAGCTCATCCTGAGTCGCGCCCTCGCGCCCGCGCATGGAGTCCGACGCCATGGCGAAGAGGTCGCGGCGG from Longimicrobium sp. carries:
- a CDS encoding dockerin type I repeat-containing protein: MSRYSMKAAVLAGVLLLGALIPALAQQRDPGLVGDVNGDGRITSADALAVYAYLAGRPIPASFDVPGRGDADGDGQITRADAELIMRVAV
- a CDS encoding M28 family peptidase translates to MPHTRSIALAAMLAVVAGAAAAQTPRAASAAPPALSAITREELRRDLFAMASDSMRGREGATQDELRASVWVAERARQAGLLPAGDDGTYFQFFPLRRIRQTAASTVAIGGAPLALWEDAVLLAPVTARVNAQVARVEGAGAGEQGRVVVARLKAPSRVPPRGVSLWEWRYAMSAMREQSMALRAGNPAAIVLVADTVAAAAFGRMQHWQREGLYLLDEPRGTMRAAPGPPVFLVRPGVMERLADGARFTADLAVESFVFPSVNVVARVPGTDPRLRAEHVVFSGHQDHDGIGEPVNGDSIWNGADDNATVSVALLAIGRAFARRPGRRSALFVWHGAEERGLLGSYWYSEHPTVPKESLVAVLNGDMIGRNHPDSAALLGSIPPHRNSMALVEMALEANRRHTRFILDNSWDDPAHPENWYFRSDHLPYAREGVPAIFFTTLLHPDYHTPEDEPERIDIAKLTRMTQWMYATGWAVANAAQRPAVDPGFRLER